TTCACTCCCCTCACAGACTACGCCTAACGCCTCGAGCGCCCCCCACACCGGCTCAACCTTGAGCACCATACCACCTCCACCTCCGTATGGCTCATCGTCTATACTGCGATATGAATCCTGTGCAAAATCTCGCAGATGGAGAACGCTTATCTCTACCGCTCCCCGCTCCTGTGCGATTCTCAGATGGCCGCTCCAAAGAGCACTCTGCAGGTAGCAAGGCAGCCCTGATAGGATCGTAATCCGCAGGATAACCTCCTCTCACGCCACAGACGCGCTGCTGTGGACATGCAAGCGACCTTGTGTGAGTCCACAGAAGGTCTCTTGTGAAGCAAACTATCTACTCGATAATCTCTAGCTGGGCTCGTTTGCCCTTCTTCATCGAAGCTGCGGTCAAGATTGTCCGGATCGCCTTCGCCATCCGGCCTTCCTTGCCAATCACCTTGCCCAGATCACCTTCGCCGACTCTAAGCTCATAAATAATGGTCCTCTCGCCGGCTATCTCTTGGATCTGAACGTTGTCAGGGTTATCGACCAGGGCTTTTACCACGTACTCAAGCAGTTCCTTCATCGCTGCCTCCTTCTCTGTCTGCTACATCAGGTTTAGTCTGTTCTGTCTCCTCGACTTCGAGGGGTTCTGTCTTCTTTTCAGCTTTCTCTTCTGCTGCAGGTTCGGTTTCGGGCTGCTCGGATGTTTCTTCCGCCGTGGCACTAACCTCAGGAGCTTGCTGCTCACGACGAAGGCGTCTTAGCAGCGCCTTAACTCGAGGAGTCATCTTGGCTCCATGATCGAGCCAGTAGTCAAGCCTTGCCTCCTCGATGCTAAACGCCTGGGCACCACGGGGATCGTAGTTTCCGAGCGACTCAATGTAAGCGCCGTCGCGCGCTTTACGAACGTCGGTTACAACAACACGGTAATGAGGATCCTTCTTTGCTCCAAATCGCTTCAAACGAATCTTTACCAAACCTATCTCCTTATTCGTATCGGTTCGCGGTTCTGTAACCTTAATCTTAACAAGAAACAACGCCATGTCAAGCTCAATAGGAGGTCTGTGCGCCAAGAGATCGCAGGGGCACGGCATACCCTATGAGCGTATGAACTGCTCAAGGGGCACGCTGTGCCGTGCCCCTACCTAAAGGGATTTCAAAATGCAAAAGCAAAGTGCAAAGTGCAAAATGCTCCGAAGGGTAGAGCTTGCGGAACCATCTTCCTTTTTTGTCGTTGCGAGCATGCCACCCCTGGTGGCTACGAAGCAATCTCATGGCAGGATGTGTTAATACGTAGTGCGAGGCTTTAGCCTCGCGGCGAACCTGAAGGTTCGCACTACATGCTACGCCACCCTCCGGACGCGATGACAGGCCTACCTGACACCCGCTGGGGTGCGCTGAAGTCGGCCCCTACGATCATTCTAATGAGTCAGCATGTTCAAGCAACGAACTCCCTACCGAATGCCAAGTATTATTTTTGCTTAGAAAGATATTGCCGTAATTCCTAAAATTATCGGCCAGGAATTGCTTTAATTGAGGAAAGCTTTTATTATTACTCAAGGCTGCAACCAAAGGTTCTAATTCTCTGCAAAATTGATTGACATCGGATGGTTCACCTTTTTCTTTCCAGTAATCCAGGTAATCAAACAAGTGCTCAGGCAGAATCTTTAAATTCATGATATCTCCCA
This genomic window from candidate division TA06 bacterium B3_TA06 contains:
- a CDS encoding RNA-binding protein encodes the protein MKELLEYVVKALVDNPDNVQIQEIAGERTIIYELRVGEGDLGKVIGKEGRMAKAIRTILTAASMKKGKRAQLEIIE
- a CDS encoding 30S ribosomal protein S16, yielding MVKIRLKRFGAKKDPHYRVVVTDVRKARDGAYIESLGNYDPRGAQAFSIEEARLDYWLDHGAKMTPRVKALLRRLRREQQAPEVSATAEETSEQPETEPAAEEKAEKKTEPLEVEETEQTKPDVADREGGSDEGTA